The genomic stretch GATTCGAACATCAGGTAGGATGCCAAGTTCCTTCATGTCCGAAATCAAGCTCAAAGCTTTGTTAGTCTCTTTATTCCTGCACAGTCCTCTAATCAGAACATCATACAAGGAAACATCAGGAGTGAAACCAGCCTTCCTCATTTTATCAAACAACTGGAGGGCCTTATCAATCCGAGACTCTTTCACAAACCCGTGAATCAGAACACAGAAAGTCTTCTCATTCATTCTCATTCTCTGCTCCTCCATTCTCTCCACCAACTCAAACGCCTTATCCACCTCACCCCACTTGCTGAAAGACAAAGCCAGCATGGTCCAAACACGTTCATCAACCCAACCCTTCTCCTGCATTGTGTTATAAACACTCAACGCCTCTTCAAACCTGCGAGAATTGCAATAGGCCTGCATGACCGGGGTCAAAGTGAACTTATCAAATTCCCAACCAAATCTGTGCATTTCGTTGAACCTCTTCTCCATCAAATCAACGGAACCAGACTTAGACAAAGCCTCCAACAAGCAATTGTAACAGTAATCATTTGGAATGCAGAGACCCTTCAGgcgcatttcatcaaacacctcGTTTGCTTCATCAACCAACCCAGCACTGCCCAGGCACCGAACCAAGAAACCGAGTGCCCCAGGGGGGAAAGAGCAACGAGATTGGACGATGTCTTTGAGAAGAGACTTCAAAGGAGGAATTTGGCGGGAAcgggacaaaattgaagccaTGGCATTGTAGGTGTAGCAAGTGTGGCGGTAGCCATGTTGGGTTGAAGCCCAATTGAAGAATGTGTGAGCGAGCTTCCAGCTGTGGAAGCGGTTGAGGACGGATTCGACGAGGTGAGAGGTGAGGAAGGGTGCGATTTGGGTGAGTTCAGGGGTGTCTGGAGTGAAGGGTCGTTTGGTGAAGATGGAGATCAGGGTATCGACGTgcgtagaagaaaaagaagaagtggGTGCTTGAGAAACCGAACGAGTGGTGGAATTTGAAAGTCGTAATCTTTTGGAGAATAAGATATGACAAAGAGCACAGGGATTCGGTTTGAGGATTCGCACTGccatgagagagagagagagagagagtgtgtgttACACCCTGTAAGAAAATGTTCTTAATATTAGTCCAATAGTTTCACTTAGGTTGGCTACTGTAGGATCTCTTGGTGAATCACACAGCACATGACCCGTTTAGAGGTTCCTTTTCCCTGTGAATTTGTCTATTTTTATGCTTCCTTGAGATTAAGATACTATAGCATGCCCTTTGTTCATGTCCTATAAgatctttattttaaatatttgggTTTTGCTCTTTTGGAACAATGATCATTGTAATGCTTCAATTACCTTTATGCCATACCATTTTTGCTTTTCAATATATTACACTGCTCTATTCAACATTGAAGTCAGTTATATATAGTTGCATTTCTAATATATTGAATTCTTTGCTACTTCCACAATTGTCTATAACTTTGTATAAACATCATTGTCATTCATGCAGAGAAGAAGCAGTGCCGGTGCTGCAGATAGAGCTCTGAATCACTAATTTACGGCTTCCAATTTTGTGgaataaaattttgtaataACATCAAATTTCACAACCCTAATTACATTAAGCCTCTTGATTCTTTAACAATGTTACCAATTACACTTCTGTCAAAGGAGAAGAAATTTATACACCTGAATCAAACAACAAAGGGAAACCCAAAAAGGGATAGAAAGTCACAAAtttacttaaacaaaacatCCTGTATTTGCAGCTTATGTTATACAGTTGACTCAAGAATGTAGAAATCCGGCAAACCGAGACGGAAACGGAATTTCGACTCGTATCTACGAAACTGAGATTGATTCCAATAAAGCATCCACATACTCTTTGAGTTTAACTTTGGTGATTGCAccttctcttctactttctGGAACTTCCTGCCCATTCTTGAAGAGGATCAATGTTGGTAGCCCATAAACTTTGTACTCTTCGATTAGCCTAGGGTTCGCGTCATGATCAATCTTCACCACTGTTAATCTGTCTTCATATTCCTGCAATTTATGATACAAAACATTTCAGTTTGAGAGAATATCCTTAAGAACATTCAGCAAAAAGTTCTGTTCATTGAACCAAAATCACCACCTCATATGTAAGATATCACCATGACCTCATATGTGTTGCATTTCTTAAAATCCTGTCCTTATTTTCATGGTTCATCAAGGTTATAAATCATCCCAAGCTTAAGTATGTGTTGCAAGCATGGCAAATATCTCTCTATTAAAAAACTCGCACAGTGGTTTTTTTACTTTCGTTTCATTCAATGAAGACATATGAAATAAGACAACACTCTAATCAACACTAAATTTTGTTATCAAAAGAAgaattatttattgttaattaataataaataaattaacatAATCAGATAGTAAAAAAACGACACGATAAATTCTTCAGGAAAAAGGAATTTGGAGGGCGAGAGAGACCTGAGCTAGGGATTCCATAGCGGGAGAGATCAAACGGCAAGGGCCGCACCAGTTAGCGACGAACTCAACGAGAACGGGACGGTTAGCCTTCAAAACAGTGTCGTTAAACTGTGTCTCGTTGATCTCTGTGATGGCGGTGCCGCATGTAACGGTGAATTGACGGGAACAGCGGAGCTTGGGGCATGTAGTTCTTCTTTGGGAGGAATAAAAGGAAAGCCTCGCCGGAACGGAGCAGTGAAGCAAAGGAGCAGCAGAGTAGGAGGAGGCGGAGGAGGTAGATGCAAGTGTACGGAGTGGAAGCGCCGGAAATGACAGCGATGCCATTTGTGAATCGCCAATCGGAGAGGAAAGGCTCAAAGTGAAGTTCAACGATAAAATATGATATGCCAGGAACCAATGCTGTCACTCTCCCCCATTTTTCATTCTTGACCACACGTACATTATATGccaaatatttatatataaatatatttttttaataaaataattaaatttaccGTTACAGACTTACagactaatcaaattttttgttgcatggttttgaattttttatcatttttcttttgcttcctAATTTAtctcaaaagaaaaataaatcctTGACAAAAGAGCTTGTTGGTATAAATGCATCAACAGTTTTTACGTATTGAAATGAACACTTTCgaaaataattgaagaaaaagaaaagaattgttTGTCTATAATATAATTGCACCACAGAAGAATAAAAACATAAAGATCCTAAATTTgacaatatacaaaatttgTCATGAGACTTCCAGAACTTCTCGGTCATCAGCTGGGAACTCTGGATTGTTCATCATAGGCCATGCTCAACTGTGCATCAAAATATTCATAATTATGTTCTTGATCGTTATCGttatcattatcattctcattctcatcatcatcttcatcaccTAATTTGCTAACACCATTAACTTTAGGTAAATTGGAATGCAAGACAAGGTCATTAGCCTCTTTTCTCTCCTCCTCTGTATTTGCTAAAGATAGAAGGACGTTTTTGGCTTTCTGATCAGGAGACTTCATTTCCTTGAACCAAAGGACGGCGCTGTCAAAGTCACCGGATTTTCCATATGCATCCATGATGTTGGTCAGAATAGTCTGATTCGCCTTGATGCCGTGCTTAAGCATTTCCTCGTACTTCTGTGTTACCTTCCCAAGATCATTTATCTTAGCATAACCTTTGATTAAGGTTCCATAGGTTACAACATTGGGCTCAAAACCATCTTGTATCAATCTCTTGAAAAACTTCTCAGCACCCTCCATGTCAGATGCATTCACATAAGCTGATAACATGGTAGTGTATGAGCAAATATCCGGTGAGCATCTGCATGGAGCAAGTACAATGATATGAGCAAAATGCTTCCTCAATGCTTGACAGAAAGAGATTAAATTTTAAAGGGTCATCATAATGTAAGATGCTCATTGTTTCCTTCATTTAATTAAAACATAAACCACTGTAAAAAGCGGAACCAACATTGGCGAGCACCGAGCCTTTCATTTGGCCAGTGATTTCTTGCAGAAATGGAATCCTACTCATTAATGAATCACAGTATAAGGATTAAGAAGTACAATTTACCTATCTCTTCTCATGCTCTTAAACACTGTCCGAGCTTGTTCTACCATTCCAGATATTGAAAATGCATCTAGTAAAATATTGTAAGCCTTCTTGGTTGGTCTGTGaaacagaagaaaaataattaaaaaccttTACTAGATAAACTATAACTAAGTTGGCAAAAAAAATAGACACCAATCAACAGCAGTAAAATATTGAGATGTTAAATTTCATCCATGAAAAAAATAGTGTTCAGTCCAGTTGATATGCCCCAGTTGACAGGTTACAGCGTTCTTTCAAGTCATGATGTAATAATAATCATATTCTTTATTCTTTAACATACCTGACACCGGCATCAAGCATTTCCTCAAATACAGCTAGTGCTTCTTCCTCCCTCCTGGCCTTCCCGTAAGCATTGATGAGTAAGGCATAGCTCACAACATCAGGTCTGAGACCAGCTCTTTGCATCTAAAATAAGGCATTGACTTCAAAATCTGATGAATTAATTATAAACAATATATTAAAGGGGGAATAAAGTAGATGAAAACTAATGGACAGTCTTGAAAATGACTCAGATCAAataaattttgtataaaattacTAATGGTTTGGTATTTTATCAAAAATCTGACTGAAACAAACTGGTGCTCAACTGCTCATCATTCTGATACGAAGAACTAGGGATGAAAATTGAGTCTTAACCGAAAATTTACAGCCTATCTATCTCATTTGAAGAAGCATTTCTAAATaagcaatttttttctttatacaaGCAAGCTCAAAACTAGTTCCTTTTCCTTTGGAAATAACGAAGTAATTCAATGTTCAATGTACATGTATTAAGTTTTCAAttataaaaagagaaaagagtaatatcGAAGATGACGCTGCCTGTAATAAGAATTCATAGAATACAAGAGCTGGAATTAGACTATCCCAAATTTACCAGAGATTTTATGAAAGATAAGTTTGACAGACAATTAATATTACCTGATCATATATGTTTGAAACTTCCTTGTAATTTGTTTCGAATGACATCAAGCTGTTATATGTAACTGTAGATTGTTCAATTCCCCGTTCAGCCATCACTGCAAATGCCTTGCGAGCCTTCTCATAACTTCCTGCCTTCTTATACATATAAATCATCATATGAAACATCTTCTGATCTGGTTTCAAAGGCGATTTTTCATCATTCAGTAGATTTTCAAATACTTCTTCAGCTTCTTTAAACTTGTTCCCCTACAAGCATATCAGTAATAAAAATGCAAAAGCCAAAGTCAATGACATTAACTCAGCAATATTTCATAAGGCAAAATTAAAGTGCATAGAACAAGATTTATGTTTACCTCAACAAACGCTTTGAGTATTATCTGATATGTTACTGCAGAAGGTTCAGGGCCTGATCTCTGCATCCTACGAAATATTGTTTCGGCGCTACTGCATCGACCTCCTTTCGCATATGCCTCCATGAGTGCAGTCTGAGCTACTACATTTGGTGGATAGCCATTCTTATTCATCAAGCTCAAGACCTTCTCAGCATTATTGAAGTCTCCCAGCTTTCCATAAGCCGTTATAAGCATAACAAAATCCATCTTACCAAAATCCCACCAACTTTGAGTCCGAAGCCATTCAAGAATctagaaaattaaaaacaatcaAACATGTAGCAATTAATTAGAATCATAAACAAAGTACCAAGCAAGAATTTCATAGGGCCACAAAAAGTGttatctatatatatgtataatttttcATTGTATACCTCAACAACAAAGTTCCACCTTTTGAGTTGTTTATACCTAACCAAGGTACCAAGGATAAGGTCTCTAGGAAGAGTGTGGTTTGCTTTCTTCTCAGAAATGAGCACGGAAACAGCAGAACCGGTCTCGTCAATTTGGTTCATGAGCCTCCTCCAATTCTTCTGATCAGCTTCATCAGCAGCATCCTTGAACACTTCCAATTTTTTCCTTCTCTGCATGAACTTTCTGGGTGCAAGCATCCCCATACACACCACCCCCATTCTCCCACTCATCTTCACCCTCCCAATTCCATACTCTCTCTTACTGCAGCAAACACTACACACTATTACACAACAAGAAcaggaagaaaaaaagaaaaagaaaaagaaacaagcTTCAAGATTGAGTACCTAGAATGAAGTGGCTTCAATGGAAGTTGTCCTAAATGGTAGTGCGTCTTCGAAATGATGCTACACATAGCACAAAACCACCACAACGATGAAGAAAAAATGCGTTTTTCTCTGCAATAACACTTCCCAATCCTAAATCCCCTTTGTTGCAAACCCGGAGACGAAGCTGTAAATATCtattcatcattatcactatcAACCGTTGCAGATTATTTGTCGGGCTAAGAAAGAATGAAGAAACTCGGTTTGGGCTGGCCCAATTATATTTCGGTCTGGCCCAATTATAGGCCCAATTTTTTGTTGTCCCTTTTTACGAACGGAAGGCGAAGAGGGAGGGAGTTGCTTCTTTCTCCTTCGTTTCGTTCGAAACGAGGTTCTTTGAATATTGGGGTTGTTAGTTAAAAACCATGTCGTCCGGCGAGGCCGTCGTCGGCGGAGCTAAGCCGTACTTCTGTCACGTTTGCACCCGGAGAATCACCGTCTCCGACGAATCCGAGCCTTTCTGTCCGATTTGCCTCCAAGGCTTCGTTGAAGAATTCACCGAtcccaaccctaaccctaacgaAAACATCTCCTTCAGTTTCGGCCCCGATCCTTCCTCCGATGCTCAACTCCCCTTCCATCCTTTGTCCTTCCTCCCTTTCCTGCTCTCCTCCGCCGCCGCCGCCTCCACCACCATCGACCTCCAGAACCCTCGCATCTTCTCCAGTTCCTCCGGATCCACGCCGGGACATGAATTTATTCGATCCGATATGTTCGACCCGTTTATGTTTCTCCAGAACCACCTCCAAGGCCTTCGCGCCGACGGAGCAAATGTACAATTCGAGATCAACCACCCTTCAGACCCAGGGTTTCGCCTTCCGGCGAACATCGGCGATTACTTCCTCGGTCCCGGCCTTGAGCAGTTGATTCAGCAGCTAGCCGAGAACGATCCCAACCGTTATGGTACCCCGCCGGCGTCGAAGACCGCCGTGGAGAATCTTCCTACGGTGACGGTGGACGACGAGTTGCTGAACTCCGAGCATAACCAGTGCGCGGTTTGCCAGGACGAGTTCGAGAAGGGGTCGCAGGTGAGGCAGATGCCTTGTAAACACGTCTATCACGATGATTGCTTGCTTCCGTGGCTTCAACTACACAATTCTTGCCCTGTTTGCCGGTATGAATTGCCAACCGACGACCCTGATTATGAGAATCGGAATCGCCAGGGGGACGGTGGTGGTGATGGTTCGAGGTCTGGCAGTGGCAGTGGCGGTGGCGGTGGCGGCAGCGGCAGCGGTGACGCCTCTGGGGGTAGACCTGTTCCCAGGACTTTTAGGATATCTTTGCGATACCCGTTTGGTTCGGGTGGGTCTCCGCAGGAAAGTGGCGACAGAGGATGGGAAAGTAGGCAAGAAGATTTGGATTGAACCGAAGGAGATGTGAGTTTGTTATGATTTCAGGATTGAATCTTTTTTCTGTATAGTATGATACTGCTATTGATAACTGATGCCATTTTTTGTCGTTTGGTAAGTTATTTTCTTGTTGGAGTTGTAAATTATCTAAACTGCATCTTGTGATTTTAACTAGGGATTTGTTAAACTATTAATATTCTGTGTGTATACTTCCATTATCTATCTTGTTATTTTGACTTGTGAAATGTTAAATATTCATATACAAGGTTTTCCTTCATTAAAGGTTGTGCTTGGTAGAATGAAGTGAAAATGAATTAATGAAGAGATGTGATGACAATGTAGTATTCTACAACACCTGAGATAGAAGCCTGTAGGTATTGTCGTATTGAACTAGGGAATTGGGATCCTTTTCAACTACTTTATCAAGAATGCAGATGTTTGGTAGAATATATTTACGGGCGGACGCGGTTacaaaaagtaataaaatttcTCTTAGGAGGCTAGAATAAAATTTCTCTTAGGAGGCTAGTAGCAAACTAGAAAGCGAATCAGTGTGTATATCAGTATATGTTTTAACACTCTTACACCCTTCTTATACTTAAATGCAATCAATTTTATAACACCTTGGGGGGAGACAGATACTTTCTGATAGTTTAGATCGTGCACACATACATCACATGACTTTGGTAGATTTATCTTTTAGATTTTATTCAGCAGAACTAGCTGCTAGGATTTTGTTTAGGTAAGCAGTTCATATTTTAGTTTGATAAATATTCAAATTTGATGGTTGAGTTCATCTTTTGTGCACCCCGAGATTTGAAGAATTTTCTGAAATCCTTGATAGTTTGGTAGAACAAACTCAACAAATCTTAGCCTTAAGATGTCATAACCCCTCCGCATATGCAAAATTTCTGTTGAGGTTCTCCCACTTGATGCTGCTCAATTTCTCTTGGTTTACTAATTAAATGTAAATATGTGGATTCCTTGTTGGATTTTTGGATATATTTGTGCATTCAATAATGATGAAACTACGTGTTGATATCAAATATAAGTACTTACAAGAATAGTTTATCATTTGATATATCTGCAGGTATCATTTCGTGTTGGAAAATTGGAAATTATCCCCTCGCATTGCTCTATTTATGGAAGTTCTTGTGTCTCCAAACCCGCCGTTCACCCTCTTCATCTATAGAGATACTAGGCACTGTTATTTAAGTGATTAATCTTTTTTCATGTGTACAGATCATTTTGCAGTGTTGACTACACCCTTTATTTGCTCTCTCTGTGTTATCCAATATCAATACCGCCCTTTATTTACATTCTTTCTTTGCCCAACATATAAGATACTTATCAATACCATGTCATGGCTCAATCCTTCTTCACATAGTATTGGAATGTATTAGAGTGATTAGCCGACTCGCCAAATAAGTTGGTATCACCATTTAGATCAAAATTTTAGAGTAACGGTCATTTGTGGAgggtattttaatttttttctaattattaaaTTGAATGTTGgtgttagttgttattgttagaGTAAATTACTAATTTCGCCACCGAATTATTAAGATGCTGACAAATATGACCTCTACATTTGTTAACTACAAAAGTACAtctcaaatattaaaaatgcTACAAAAATGTCCAACCGTATAAAAGAGTTTGCTCTGTTAATGGAACTATTCGAGGTGTCGAACGGATTTCGTTATTCCCGTTCTCCTCCTTCTCTTTCGTTCTCCCACACTCTCCAAAGTAACTGCAACAACAACAAATAGCATCCCAATCACTCCTTCCCTCCCCCAAACCTCCTCAGAGCAGCGGCAAGAACATCTCCGTCCCTCCCCAAACTATCATTGTTTCTCTCTGAGTACAATGTTGTCTCTTCTTCTACCGCTCTCTCTGCCTTGTTCTCTCTCTGTCTTTGGTCATTTCCTTACTCAGCCACTTTTCTATTAACAAAGTAGATTTTTTGTACGCttgaatatttttgaaatattttttaatgtttaagagatatttttgtaattaacaaaaatagaagTCATTTTTGTTAGCGTATTGATAATTCGAGAGTAAAATTAGTAAGTTACTCTTATTTAGGGATGTCAGTGGAGTAAGACGGAAGTGGAGGATGTCTTCGTGCTCTCCATCTCTGCCCCTAGATTTTCTCTCCCTCGCTGTTTTCATTCTCCGTCATGGGGGAATATTACTTCCCATCCTCATTCTTCACTGGGTCTCATTCTCTGTGGAGATCCCATTTTTCATCTCTCTTGTAGTTctgaataattattaatttccatAGGAGTAAAGCTGAAAGTATTCATCCTATAcaaaaatagtaaaattttatacaaaaagtCTAAACGATAAGATAGTGACTTCTTTCAAAGTGATGCAGTGGACGAGGTGGAGGACGCGACTGCAGAAAGGAGAATGGACATGATGACAGAGTTGCGAAAAGGAACGCCACAAATATAGAGAACGATGCGATGAGGGTCATGGAACGATAACGGGTGACAATATGGTGAGACGGTGGGAAATAAATTTATGAGCGCGGACGGTGGGAATCCCTGCGCTGACGGTGGGAATCCCCGCTCGGGTCTCCACGTCTGCCTCGAGGGAATTTTGCCTCCGTCCCCATCCCTGctgaaaaaaattttcatagtCGAATCTCTATTCGTGGCCGTTTCTGCAGGGATGCCCGCATCTCGAGTTTTGCCATCTATTCTTATTGTTTCTTATTAGggttaagtacttttttcgtccCTAAGATCTTggatcaaaatcaaaatcattcccaacctttttttcttattaatatcatcctcaacgttataaaacattataaaatcgtttttttcaaaaaaaaatgtcACTTTTACTCCCTAATAGCAATTAGCACTTATTTCAATTAttatattctattttatttatttttaaataatcttaattaattttattttttactagaattgcatcttctattatcatattctataatGAGATACAATTTCAAATATATAACAGCTcttgttattatattttttttaaataaacttctgtttttttttttttcatttcaacTATCTATAAATTTTAAGTATATACTTAAAAGATACCTCTACTAATGATAATATAATGTGTATTagttaagaaaatcataacatgaatgtcaTTTTCATAAATCATAATCATTTCATCTTCGATTTGCAGGATAACTTGGGTGATTGTTTTGTTTTGCGAGTTTCGCCTGCATGCCTCTGAGTAAGGGGATTATTTTCATGGATTGTTGGTGGAGAGATTAGAACAGCTGAATGTGGCATACAATGTGCTCTGAGATGTTATTCTTGTAAAAATTTCGGTACTAAATTTGAACTAATTTATTTCATCTATTGTtcctctaatttttttaaaatactttcATCATCATATCTTGATGTTCCAAAAAAATAGCTTCATTATAGCAGGCTTAAAAGATGTAATTTGTTGGTAgagcataaaagaaaaaaaataataaacaacaaAAATTACTGAGTATAACATTATATCTATTGGTGGATCAACTATCTGCAAGACCCAATTTTCAAAGACAACAAAGCTGTGAAATGAAATCGTGCCTTCCCAAAATGAAAATGAGTGAAGAGTTTGTATATCTAAGATCAAATACTGAGAGGTTTTATACAGTCAAAATACAATTATCGTGCCTTCCCAATGATTAAAATGATTTGTTCTCCTTGACAAATAA from Arachis stenosperma cultivar V10309 chromosome 9, arast.V10309.gnm1.PFL2, whole genome shotgun sequence encodes the following:
- the LOC130948421 gene encoding pentatricopeptide repeat-containing protein At3g59040 — its product is MCSIISKTHYHLGQLPLKPLHSSKREYGIGRVKMSGRMGVVCMGMLAPRKFMQRRKKLEVFKDAADEADQKNWRRLMNQIDETGSAVSVLISEKKANHTLPRDLILGTLVRYKQLKRWNFVVEILEWLRTQSWWDFGKMDFVMLITAYGKLGDFNNAEKVLSLMNKNGYPPNVVAQTALMEAYAKGGRCSSAETIFRRMQRSGPEPSAVTYQIILKAFVEGNKFKEAEEVFENLLNDEKSPLKPDQKMFHMMIYMYKKAGSYEKARKAFAVMAERGIEQSTVTYNSLMSFETNYKEVSNIYDQMQRAGLRPDVVSYALLINAYGKARREEEALAVFEEMLDAGVRPTKKAYNILLDAFSISGMVEQARTVFKSMRRDRCSPDICSYTTMLSAYVNASDMEGAEKFFKRLIQDGFEPNVVTYGTLIKGYAKINDLGKVTQKYEEMLKHGIKANQTILTNIMDAYGKSGDFDSAVLWFKEMKSPDQKAKNVLLSLANTEEERKEANDLVLHSNLPKVNGVSKLGDEDDDENENDNDNDNDQEHNYEYFDAQLSMAYDEQSRVPS
- the LOC130950852 gene encoding thioredoxin X, chloroplastic-like produces the protein MASLSFPALPLRTLASTSSASSYSAAPLLHCSVPARLSFYSSQRRTTCPKLRCSRQFTVTCGTAITEINETQFNDTVLKANRPVLVEFVANWCGPCRLISPAMESLAQEYEDRLTVVKIDHDANPRLIEEYKVYGLPTLILFKNGQEVPESRREGAITKVKLKEYVDALLESISVS
- the LOC130948422 gene encoding E3 ubiquitin-protein ligase RING1, with translation MSSGEAVVGGAKPYFCHVCTRRITVSDESEPFCPICLQGFVEEFTDPNPNPNENISFSFGPDPSSDAQLPFHPLSFLPFLLSSAAAASTTIDLQNPRIFSSSSGSTPGHEFIRSDMFDPFMFLQNHLQGLRADGANVQFEINHPSDPGFRLPANIGDYFLGPGLEQLIQQLAENDPNRYGTPPASKTAVENLPTVTVDDELLNSEHNQCAVCQDEFEKGSQVRQMPCKHVYHDDCLLPWLQLHNSCPVCRYELPTDDPDYENRNRQGDGGGDGSRSGSGSGGGGGGSGSGDASGGRPVPRTFRISLRYPFGSGGSPQESGDRGWESRQEDLD